One stretch of Chitinophaga pendula DNA includes these proteins:
- a CDS encoding DoxX family protein: MRKLFSANFTSGAVSFSMLVLRVMFGLLMLTHGWPKLINFASLQHKFADPFGVGRTASLGMVVFAEVFCSVFLIMGLLTRLAVIPLIICMSVAAFMIHANDAIEVKEKALLYLTAYVVILFTGPGRVSMDSLIGK; this comes from the coding sequence ATGAGAAAACTGTTCTCTGCTAACTTTACCAGTGGTGCTGTGAGCTTTTCGATGTTGGTGTTGCGCGTGATGTTTGGGTTATTGATGTTAACGCATGGGTGGCCTAAGCTGATCAATTTTGCCAGTTTACAGCATAAGTTTGCTGATCCGTTTGGGGTAGGGAGGACGGCTTCGTTGGGGATGGTGGTATTTGCGGAGGTATTTTGTTCGGTATTCCTGATAATGGGTTTACTGACGCGGCTGGCGGTGATACCATTGATCATCTGTATGTCGGTGGCGGCTTTTATGATACATGCGAACGATGCTATTGAGGTGAAGGAGAAGGCTTTATTGTATCTGACGGCTTATGTGGTGATCTTGTTCACGGGTCCGGGAAGGGTATCTATGGACAGTTTGATTGGCAAGTAA